The following are encoded together in the Panicum virgatum strain AP13 chromosome 6K, P.virgatum_v5, whole genome shotgun sequence genome:
- the LOC120713712 gene encoding uncharacterized protein LOC120713712, with product MATDSLPPQLPTAATPPLPELPIQQVAGVNPSMVATGIPAGVATDPLSLQAQVAGVLPMTGAAAVVTSAPPLNWCLPPIGASPGAASANQGAPPSAGLAASIGVGLPTHNWSLPFSGIRPGPAATPALEGASPSASAGAAATATAPSNRLQSLPAQDWSLGVRPAAAPGSGATKWSLPSKILQAAKLQPQDGCIWRLESAAMPPGMCTPMVVFLGPLFPLLEQRQMMEETKWAYVHNLILRAHSKEEAGQKLTAYLTRIDSMEPKIRQRYDPSECRVTRNELVEMMVLDGLFIIEVLLNHWMGKIEKGSASPRVQAETGNSDHRAPLASTLVPQVLREEFTPLKVRWEPHALRFDLIVVPNQIPFFVLEELFQMTEVPELRELQQQPTKLREIILDYLVGDVGDGVLAGYDGPVHHILHLVYLHLTFSKEESRVSALQPGAPVPRPSLLDRALDKLKKKRMDLRALCKRTFSRSSDLPVGWKQWKLVPPLRELVRVGVKLKRTETYRFADVRFKDGRLEIPAFAWRRYHIRLLTNLVVLEMSGWWPREKRLFCSYVMFMSELIMKKEDAALLFKKGIVQENNMDDVEKSFICPILILADFSHGSQYESRFSSLVCDVFKCYQRWSKVGVAPSSRSTK from the coding sequence ATGGCCACAGATAGTCTCCCACCACAACTCCCAACGGCTGCCACACCGCCCCTCCCTGAACTACCGATTCAGCAGGTGGCTGGCGTGAACCCATCAATGGTAGCCACCGGCATCCCAGCTGGTGTGGCCACTGATCCGCTTTCACTCCAGGCGCAAGTTGCTGGCGTGCTGCCAATGACTGGGGCTGCAGCCGTTGTGACGTCTGCTCCTCCGCTCAATTGGTGCCTGCCACCCATAGGCGCCAGTCCTGGAGCTGCCTCAGCGAACCAGGGAGCCCCGCCCTCGGCTGGTTTAGCAGCCTCGATCGGGGTAGGCCTCCCAACGCACAACTGGAGCTTGCCTTTCTCCGGTATCCGTCCGGGTCCGGCAGCTACCCCGGCGCTCGAAGGAGCGTCACCCTCGGCCTCGGCTGGCGCTGCAGCCACGGCCACGGCGCCCAGCAACCGACTGCAGAGCCTTCCGGCACAGGACTGGAGCCTGGGTGTCCGTCCTGCAGCTGCGCCCGGGTCCGGTGCGACTAAATGGAGCCTTCCATCTAAAATCCTCCAGGCCGCAAAGCTCCAGCCGCAGGATGGCTGCATCTGGCGGCTGGAGAGCGCCGCCATGCCGCCCGGAATGTGCACCCCAATGGTTGTATTCCTTGGCCCGCTGTTCCCGTTACTGGAGCAAAGGCAGATGATGGAGGAGACCAAGTGGGCGTACGTGCACAACCTGATCCTTAGAGCCCACAgcaaagaagaagcaggacaGAAGCTGACAGCATACCTCACCCGTATCGATTCGATGGAACCCAAGATCCGGCAACGATATGACCCGTCGGAGTGCCGGGTAACTCGCAACGAGCTGGTGGAGATGATGGTGCTGGACGGCCTCTTCATCATCGAGGTGCTGCTCAACCATTGGATGGGGAAGATAGAGAAAGGATCGGCCTCACCTCGGGTGCAGGCTGAGACAGGCAACTCCGACCACCGGGCGCCGTTGGCATCCACGCTGGTACCACAGGTCCTGAGGGAGGAATTCACTCCGCTCAAGGTCAGGTGGGAGCCTCACGCACTTCGGTTCGACCTGATAGTCGTTCCGAACCAGATCCCCTTCTTCGTGCTGGAGGAACTGTTCCAGATGACCGAGGTCCCCGAGCTTCGggagctccagcagcagcctACAAAGCTGAGAGAAATCATACTTGATTATCTCGTTGGCGATGTAGGTGATGGTGTACTAGCCGGTTACGACGGCCCCGTGCACCACATCCTCCACCTGGTATATTTACACCTCACTTTCTCCAAGGAAGAAAGCCGTGTGTCCGCTCTGCAGCCGGGGGCTCCGGTTCCACGGCCGTCGCTGCTAGACAGGGCACTGGACAAACTGAAAAAGAAGCGCATGGATCTCCGCGCGCTTTGTAAACGGACGTTCTCGCGCTCCTCAGACCTACCTGTGGGCTGGAAACAGTGGAAGTTGGTCCCGCCGCTGCGAGAGCTCGTCCGAGTTGGTGTGAAGCTGAAGCGGACAGAGACGTACCGGTTCGCAGATGTAAGGTTCAAGGACGGGAGGCTAGAGATCCCGGCCTTCGCGTGGCGCCGGTATCACATCCGGCTGCTCACGAACCTTGTGGTCCTGGAGATGTCCGGATGGTGGCCGCGCGAGAAGCGACTCTTCTGCAGCTACGTCATGTTTATGTCCgagctcatcatgaagaaggaAGACGCCGCCTTGCTCTTCAAGAAGGGCATCGTCCAGGAGAACAACATGGATGATGTCGAGAAGAGCTTCATTTGCCCTATTCTGATCCTTGCGGACTTCAGTCACGGTTCCCAGTACGAAAGCCGGTTCTCTAGCCTCGTCTGCGACGTATTCAAGTGCTACCAGCGGTGGAGCAAAGTAGGTGTCGCGCCAAGCAGCCGCAGCACCAAGTAA
- the LOC120713508 gene encoding uncharacterized protein LOC120713508 codes for MEVNDRDVIYHFHQGLHSIELWRKMFESNPKTISNMMAVVNKHADMEDAERAHRRHKDRREPADRPCQRDDYPAPLSRNRPPRHGKNRDHAESSKARDCKRGPDNTVAIADRPQQCTSLEQEELDRLLDSKCPWHKDANHIIAPEEPKRPRLDDRERSGSSRSSRGRGRRNRSPRRDEEDQQGNRSPGTFQEEQWVVNIIFGGSSAPSCKRSIKLHNRDVNSLFRHPVEPLRWSKIPITFDRRNHWVHLPRPGAYPLVVNPVIHHIRLARVLVDGGSALNIIFAKTLEDMGFDMTKLVPSDQAFYSIIPGVGSTPVGKVTLPVTFGTRDNYGTESIIFEVAPFETSYHAILGRPALTKFMAIPNHTYLLLKMPAPNGVLSICSDIQTSHSCETENINTVEALERSNNQDMVAHAAKALTMDQLQKLSNNSALESQLHTDSQTKAIVLSDNDPDKIALIGADLDSA; via the coding sequence ATGGAAGTTAATGACAGGGACGTGATCTACCActtccaccaaggcctccataGCATTGAACTATGGAGAAAGATGTTTGAGTCCAACCCCAAGACCATCTCCAACATGATGGCCgtcgtcaacaagcacgccGACATGGAGGACGCCGAGCGCGCACATCGCCGCCACAAGGATCGCCGCGAGCCCGCTGATCGTCCCTGCCAAAGGGACGACTACCCGGCTCCCCTAAGCAGGAATCGTCCACCACGTCATGGCAAGAACCGCGATCATGCCGAGTCATCCAAGGCTCGCGATTGCAAGCGTGGCCCCGACAAcaccgtcgccatcgccgaccGGCCTCAGCAATGTACTTCCCTCGAACAGGAGGAGCTCGACAGGCTCCTCGACTCCAAGTGCCCTTGGCACAAAGACGCCAACCACATCATCGCTCCAGAGGAACCCAAGCGGCCCAGGCTCGATGACCGTGAAAGGTCTGGTAGCTCCAGAAGCTCCCGCGGCCGTGGCCGCCGGAACCGCTCGCCCAGGCGAGACGAGGAGGACCAGCAGGGCAACAGGTCACCTGGCACCTTCCAGGAGGAGCAATGGGTGGTTAATATCATCTTCGGAGGCTCCAGCGCCCCGTCTTGCAAGCGCAGCATCAAGCTGCACAATCGCGACGTCAACTCGTTGTTCAGGCACCCGGTTGAACCTCTTCGCTGGTCGAAAATCCCCATTACCTTCGACCGACGCAACCACTGGGTTCACCTGCCCAGGCCAGGTGCTTACCCGCTCGTGGTCAACCCGGTGATACACCACATCCGTCTGGCCAGGGTACTCGTCgacgggggcagcgccctcaaTATCATCTTCGCCAAGACTCTGGAAGACATGGGCTTCGACATGACCAAGCTGGTTCCTTCAGACCAGGCATTCTACAGCATCATCCCGGGTGTGGGCTCAACTCCAGTTGGCAAGGTCACCCTCCCCGTCACCTTCGGCACCCGGGACAACTATGGCACGGAGTCCATCATCTTCGAGGTGGCCCCGTTCGAGACTTCCTACCACGCTATACTGGGGAGACCAGCTCtcaccaagttcatggcgatccccaaccACACATATCTTCTCTTGAAGATGCCGGCTCCAAATGGAGTCCTTTCCATATGCAGCGACATCCAGACGTCTCACTCCTGCGAGACGGAGAACATCAACACCGTCGAGGCCTTGGAGAGAAGCAACAACCAGGACATGGTCGCTCATGCGGCAAAGGCCCTCACAATGGACCAGCTCCAGAAGCTGTCCAACAACTCGGCGCTAGAGTCCCAGCTGCACACCGACAGTCAGACAAAGGCAATCGTCCTCAGCGACAATGACCCCGACAAGATAGCCTTGATCGGGGCCGACCTCGACTCTGCATAG